The following coding sequences are from one Brooklawnia cerclae window:
- a CDS encoding DUF2252 domain-containing protein, translating to MATNPSPDDEPFQTVRRPIPSRRERREYGKSLRRTVPRLSLGDWRPADDRPDPVDMIRASHADRIPYLVPVRLERMLASPYGFLRGSANVCAFDCASLPSTGITAIICGDAHLGNFGFYGSPEGELVLDLNDFDEAHPGAWEWDLRRLVASVWVAGRQNRLTEQQCGDAAYTCVRAYQDELALLSETPLLARSFMKVDVNRLNETVSEPTLRDEVERAVTKARLRTSDRALPELTDWSGGSYRIIEAPPLVMRVSPERFDQVGTCLDAYLHTLPLQWRRVIGSYTLLDVAHKVVGVGSVGLRAFIALLGGSSPDDVLFLQLKEARRSVLARHVHGDRARHAHQGQRVVEYQQALQTVSDPLLGWADLPGLETPTTMRPFPGQTRSYHVPDVQVYVRQFRNMKGAVALDGLDSGALADYAGVLGLLLAKSHARTSGASRISGYLGRSDAAATALVRFAQAYADQTEADHAALRAAVADGRLSLDPEGR from the coding sequence ATGGCGACGAATCCGTCCCCGGACGACGAGCCCTTCCAGACCGTTCGCCGACCGATCCCCTCACGCCGGGAACGACGGGAGTACGGCAAGTCGCTGCGCCGCACGGTCCCGCGTCTCTCGCTGGGTGACTGGCGGCCCGCGGACGACCGGCCCGATCCCGTCGACATGATCCGCGCCTCGCACGCCGACCGGATTCCCTACCTCGTCCCGGTGCGGTTGGAGCGCATGCTGGCGTCCCCGTACGGGTTTCTGCGCGGCTCGGCCAACGTCTGCGCGTTCGACTGCGCGTCCCTGCCGTCGACGGGCATCACGGCGATCATCTGCGGGGACGCACACCTGGGCAACTTCGGTTTCTACGGCTCGCCCGAGGGCGAGCTCGTCCTCGACCTGAACGACTTCGACGAGGCGCATCCCGGAGCCTGGGAATGGGACCTAAGGCGCCTGGTGGCGAGCGTATGGGTGGCCGGACGCCAGAACCGCCTGACCGAGCAGCAGTGTGGCGACGCCGCATACACATGCGTCCGCGCCTATCAGGACGAGTTGGCCCTGCTGTCGGAGACCCCGCTGCTGGCCCGTTCGTTCATGAAGGTCGACGTCAACCGCCTCAACGAGACCGTGAGCGAGCCCACGCTGCGCGACGAGGTCGAGCGTGCGGTCACCAAAGCGCGCCTGCGCACCTCCGATCGCGCGCTGCCGGAGCTGACGGACTGGAGCGGCGGCTCGTATCGCATCATCGAGGCTCCCCCGCTGGTCATGCGTGTGTCGCCGGAGCGCTTCGACCAGGTCGGCACCTGCCTGGACGCCTACCTGCACACCCTTCCGCTGCAGTGGCGCCGCGTCATCGGCAGCTACACGCTGCTCGACGTCGCCCACAAGGTGGTCGGGGTGGGATCTGTGGGGCTTCGGGCATTCATCGCGTTGCTCGGCGGGTCGAGCCCCGACGACGTGCTGTTCCTGCAACTCAAGGAGGCCCGCCGCTCGGTGCTGGCCCGCCACGTGCACGGCGACCGTGCCCGGCACGCCCACCAGGGCCAGCGGGTCGTCGAATACCAGCAGGCGCTGCAGACGGTCAGCGACCCGCTGCTCGGCTGGGCCGACCTTCCCGGACTGGAGACGCCGACCACGATGCGTCCCTTCCCGGGCCAGACGCGCAGCTACCACGTACCCGACGTGCAGGTGTACGTGCGGCAGTTCCGCAACATGAAGGGGGCCGTCGCTCTCGACGGCCTCGACTCGGGCGCGCTCGCCGACTACGCGGGGGTGCTCGGGCTGCTTCTGGCGAAGTCGCACGCGCGCACCTCGGGCGCCTCCCGCATCTCGGGCTATCTGGGACGATCGGACGCCGCCGCCACGGCCCTCGTCCGGTTCGCTCAGGCGTACGCCGACCAGACCGAGGCCGATCACGCGGCGCTGCGGGCCGCGGTCGCCGACGGGCGGCTGTCGCTCGACCCGGAGGGACGCTGA
- a CDS encoding magnesium and cobalt transport protein CorA produces MALIDNAVYVQGFRTADPADLAETYRVMRGRGGMAWIGLYRPTDEEVRSIAEEFSLHPLAVEDALKGHQRAKLERYGETLVVVLRPAQYVDDAERVDFGELHVFIGRDFVVTIRHAESPDLAGVRRRLEASPELLAMGPEAVLYAILDEVVDQYGPVVAGLENDIDEIEDQLFDGTETVSRRIYELAREVIGFQRATQPLIGMLEGLLRGSEKYEVDDELQRYLRDVLDHALRIADRTGVFRSVLENALTVEATLVAQRQNDEMRRMTELNLAQNEEVKKISSWAAILFAPTLVSGIYGMNFARMPELGWSAGYPLSLALMVAVCAVLWGVFRRKRWL; encoded by the coding sequence ATGGCCCTGATCGACAACGCCGTTTACGTCCAGGGATTCCGCACCGCCGACCCGGCGGATCTGGCCGAGACCTATCGGGTCATGCGAGGTCGCGGCGGCATGGCCTGGATCGGCCTCTACCGGCCGACCGACGAGGAAGTCCGCTCGATCGCCGAGGAGTTCTCCCTTCACCCGCTCGCCGTCGAGGACGCGCTCAAGGGGCATCAACGGGCCAAGCTCGAACGCTACGGCGAGACGCTGGTCGTCGTCCTGCGTCCGGCCCAGTACGTGGACGACGCGGAACGCGTGGACTTCGGCGAGCTCCACGTCTTCATCGGCAGAGACTTCGTCGTCACCATCCGCCACGCCGAGTCGCCCGACCTGGCCGGCGTCCGGCGTCGTCTCGAAGCTTCACCGGAGCTGCTGGCCATGGGGCCGGAGGCGGTGCTCTACGCCATCCTCGACGAGGTGGTCGACCAGTACGGACCGGTGGTCGCCGGGCTGGAGAACGACATCGACGAGATCGAGGACCAGCTGTTCGACGGCACCGAGACGGTCTCCCGCCGCATCTACGAACTCGCGCGCGAGGTGATCGGCTTCCAGCGGGCCACCCAGCCGTTGATCGGCATGCTGGAAGGGCTCCTGCGTGGGTCTGAGAAGTACGAGGTCGACGACGAGTTGCAGCGCTACCTGCGCGATGTGCTCGACCACGCGCTCCGGATCGCCGACCGCACGGGGGTCTTCCGCTCCGTCCTCGAGAACGCGCTGACCGTCGAGGCGACGCTGGTGGCCCAGCGCCAGAACGACGAGATGCGCCGGATGACCGAGCTCAACCTCGCGCAGAACGAGGAGGTCAAGAAGATCTCCTCGTGGGCCGCGATCCTGTTCGCGCCCACGCTCGTCAGCGGGATCTACGGGATGAACTTCGCCCGCATGCCCGAACTCGGATGGTCTGCCGGCTACCCCCTGTCGTTGGCGCTCATGGTCGCCGTCTGTGCGGTGCTCTGGGGCGTCTTCAGGCGCAAGCGCTGGTTGTGA
- a CDS encoding 2-dehydropantoate 2-reductase — protein MGVTTDERPVAVIGAGAIGLSLASAMARAGRSVLVCGRTPIDRIEITEERTTESWPVRHTTTPTDLVGVDTAILAVKAHQTADVADWLHVLARPGVTVLLAQNGIEQRERVTPFTGDAHTVPAVLYLNVERTAPGRAILRRVGDHDLALPDDDAARSLASDLVTGHMRVAFEHDFDVAAWTKLLANITANPLTALTGRRVEVLREPSIARLARQIMDEAAAAARADGVALTADQVDETLGWLQDAPPGATTSMLQDRLAGRPLEYDALTGAVVRAAERHGVEVPVNRLVLALLAAIGPESHE, from the coding sequence ATGGGTGTGACGACGGACGAGCGGCCGGTGGCTGTCATCGGCGCGGGAGCGATCGGCCTGTCGCTGGCCTCCGCGATGGCCCGGGCCGGACGGTCCGTTCTCGTCTGCGGACGGACGCCCATCGACCGGATCGAGATCACCGAGGAGAGGACCACCGAGTCGTGGCCGGTCCGCCATACGACGACCCCCACAGACCTGGTCGGCGTCGACACCGCGATCCTGGCCGTCAAGGCCCACCAGACCGCCGATGTCGCGGACTGGTTGCACGTACTGGCCAGACCTGGGGTGACCGTGCTCCTCGCACAGAACGGCATCGAACAGCGTGAGCGTGTCACGCCGTTCACCGGGGACGCTCACACCGTCCCCGCCGTCCTCTACCTGAACGTCGAGCGCACCGCCCCGGGCCGGGCGATCCTCCGCAGGGTCGGCGACCACGACCTCGCACTCCCGGACGACGATGCCGCCCGCTCGCTGGCGTCCGACCTCGTGACAGGGCACATGCGGGTGGCGTTCGAGCACGACTTCGACGTCGCGGCCTGGACGAAACTGCTCGCCAACATCACCGCGAACCCGCTCACCGCACTGACCGGACGGCGGGTCGAGGTGCTGCGCGAGCCCTCCATCGCGCGTCTGGCCAGGCAGATCATGGACGAGGCCGCTGCGGCAGCACGCGCCGACGGTGTCGCTCTCACCGCCGACCAGGTCGACGAGACCCTGGGGTGGCTGCAGGACGCACCCCCCGGCGCCACGACGTCCATGCTGCAGGACCGGCTCGCCGGGCGTCCGCTGGAGTACGACGCGCTGACCGGGGCCGTCGTCCGCGCGGCCGAACGCCACGGTGTCGAAGTGCCGGTGAACCGGTTGGTTCTCGCTCTGCTGGCCGCCATCGGGCCGGAGAGCCACGAATGA
- a CDS encoding Fur family transcriptional regulator, with product MPPTTLRPTRATAQKEAIRRALQAAPGFVSAQQLHQLMSEEGTPVGLATVYRQLNTLAANGQADTISVASGQLFRACKPGAHHHHLVCENCGKAVEVGPPDEDWYQAVAHEHGFTVTHHVLEIFGLCPSCSSAKQDEVHG from the coding sequence ATGCCCCCAACCACGCTCCGGCCGACGCGAGCCACGGCCCAGAAGGAGGCCATCCGTCGTGCCCTGCAGGCGGCGCCCGGGTTCGTCTCGGCCCAGCAGCTGCACCAGCTCATGAGCGAAGAGGGCACCCCGGTCGGCCTGGCGACCGTCTACCGGCAACTGAACACCCTGGCCGCCAACGGGCAGGCCGACACGATCTCGGTCGCCAGCGGGCAGTTGTTCCGCGCCTGCAAGCCCGGTGCTCACCATCACCACCTGGTGTGCGAGAACTGCGGCAAGGCCGTCGAGGTCGGGCCGCCCGATGAGGACTGGTATCAGGCTGTCGCCCACGAGCACGGCTTCACGGTTACTCATCACGTCCTGGAGATCTTCGGGCTGTGCCCGTCCTGCTCCTCAGCGAAGCAGGACGAGGTGCACGGCTGA
- a CDS encoding aminotransferase class I/II-fold pyridoxal phosphate-dependent enzyme, protein MKLSQRAALSEPFYAMAFGKQAAALEADGHSVIKLNVGEPDFGAPPATRAAMREVMDGRPLPYTLAFGLPELRDAIAGFYQDRHGVTIDPARIAVTSGASGSLLLATAATIDPGDEVIIADPSYPCNRELVKTFGGRLVMVETSPETRFQLDASLVERAWTDRTAAVMIASPSNPTGTTIPFDDLDAICGLARDRDAWRIVDEIYLGLADRGPGGSAPRSVLTCDPDAIVIDSFSKYFGMTGWRLGWCVLPTELVGAAERLAMNFFLCASSPAQMAALACFTPESLAVCEERRNDLVERRIIVLDGLAELGLPVPVPPDGAFYVYCDVSGTGLDAWEFCQRALDEAHVALTPGKDFGPATADRFVRLSYAASREELREAFARLEPFVAGLRRG, encoded by the coding sequence ATGAAGCTCTCACAACGTGCGGCGCTGAGCGAGCCGTTCTACGCGATGGCGTTCGGCAAACAGGCCGCCGCCCTGGAGGCCGACGGGCACAGCGTGATCAAGCTCAACGTCGGCGAGCCCGACTTCGGTGCTCCCCCGGCCACCCGCGCGGCGATGCGCGAGGTCATGGACGGGCGCCCGCTGCCCTACACGCTCGCGTTCGGCCTGCCCGAGCTGAGAGACGCGATCGCGGGCTTCTACCAGGACCGGCACGGCGTCACGATCGACCCGGCCCGCATCGCGGTCACCTCGGGAGCCTCCGGCTCGCTGCTGCTGGCCACCGCGGCCACGATCGACCCGGGTGACGAGGTGATCATCGCCGACCCCTCCTACCCCTGCAATCGCGAACTCGTGAAAACCTTCGGGGGACGACTGGTCATGGTCGAGACGAGCCCCGAGACCCGGTTTCAGCTGGACGCGTCCTTAGTGGAGCGGGCGTGGACCGACCGGACCGCGGCGGTGATGATCGCGAGCCCCTCCAACCCGACGGGCACGACGATCCCCTTCGACGACCTCGACGCCATCTGCGGCCTGGCACGCGACCGCGACGCCTGGCGCATCGTCGACGAGATCTACCTGGGCCTGGCCGACCGTGGCCCCGGCGGATCGGCTCCGCGCAGCGTCCTGACCTGCGACCCCGACGCGATCGTCATCGACAGCTTCTCCAAGTACTTCGGCATGACAGGCTGGCGGCTCGGCTGGTGCGTCCTGCCCACCGAACTCGTCGGTGCGGCCGAGCGCCTGGCGATGAACTTTTTCCTGTGTGCGTCCTCGCCCGCGCAGATGGCGGCGCTCGCCTGCTTCACCCCGGAGTCGCTGGCCGTGTGCGAGGAACGCCGGAACGACCTCGTGGAGCGCCGCATAATCGTGCTCGACGGTCTGGCGGAGCTCGGCCTGCCCGTGCCGGTGCCCCCCGACGGCGCGTTCTACGTGTACTGCGACGTCTCGGGCACGGGACTGGACGCATGGGAGTTCTGCCAGCGCGCCCTGGACGAGGCCCACGTGGCCCTGACCCCGGGGAAGGACTTCGGCCCCGCCACCGCCGACAGGTTCGTCCGGCTCTCGTACGCCGCGTCCCGGGAGGAACTCCGGGAGGCCTTCGCCCGGCTGGAACCCTTCGTCGCCGGTCTGCGCCGGGGCTGA
- a CDS encoding lactonase family protein has product MSTHLVLVANSRDGSISTFEYAGGDLTPLATSDVGQAGLPFAVDADRGLVHAGVKDPNGVVTLKLDRASGRLERLGRIDAEGAPTYLALSPDGRLLLSASYHQGVGEVWQIGDDGLPTPAGEPIHRPNLHSVAVSADGQFAYFVTLRDDAVLQYRLAPTGELIPLDPPQVDAPAGSGPRHIILDADETSVYVNTEYSGEALHFRRDPDSGLLWFAGATPCVPADRGLGHSRFGADPREEHLIWGADLHLDAAGRVLFCSERNEGTISALPVAEDGSLGTAVAHSAVVPQPRSFAVLPDGALLVASEITPEVGVYDVDANGTLGLRVTHPVGEGANWVEILTR; this is encoded by the coding sequence ATGAGCACTCACCTTGTCCTGGTGGCGAACTCCCGGGACGGTTCCATCAGCACCTTCGAGTATGCGGGAGGCGACCTCACTCCCCTGGCAACCAGCGACGTCGGCCAGGCAGGGCTCCCGTTCGCGGTCGACGCCGACCGCGGCCTCGTCCACGCGGGCGTCAAGGATCCCAACGGCGTCGTGACCCTGAAGCTCGACCGCGCCAGCGGGCGCCTCGAACGGCTGGGTCGCATCGACGCCGAGGGGGCGCCCACCTATCTGGCGCTGTCACCCGACGGCCGCCTGCTGCTCAGTGCGTCCTACCACCAGGGTGTCGGAGAGGTCTGGCAGATCGGCGACGACGGCCTGCCCACCCCCGCGGGCGAACCCATCCATCGTCCCAACCTGCACAGCGTCGCCGTGAGCGCCGACGGTCAGTTCGCCTACTTCGTCACGCTGCGGGACGACGCGGTGCTGCAGTACCGGCTGGCGCCGACGGGCGAGCTCATCCCGCTCGATCCGCCGCAGGTGGACGCGCCCGCCGGTTCGGGACCGCGCCACATCATCCTCGACGCGGACGAGACCTCGGTGTACGTGAACACCGAGTACTCCGGCGAAGCGCTGCATTTCCGGCGCGACCCCGACTCGGGGCTGCTCTGGTTCGCAGGGGCGACTCCGTGCGTCCCGGCCGACCGTGGGCTCGGGCACAGCCGCTTCGGGGCCGATCCGCGCGAGGAACATCTGATCTGGGGCGCCGATCTGCACCTCGACGCCGCGGGACGCGTCCTGTTCTGCTCGGAACGCAACGAGGGCACCATCTCCGCGCTGCCCGTCGCCGAGGACGGGTCGCTGGGAACGGCCGTCGCGCACTCGGCCGTCGTCCCGCAGCCCCGGAGCTTCGCGGTGCTCCCGGACGGCGCGCTGCTGGTCGCCTCGGAGATCACCCCCGAGGTGGGGGTCTACGACGTGGACGCGAACGGGACGCTCGGCCTGCGGGTGACCCACCCGGTGGGCGAGGGTGCCAACTGGGTCGAGATTCTCACGCGATGA
- a CDS encoding CPBP family intramembrane glutamic endopeptidase: MSTTTGSEPPTDSPAAVPAPTSRVAVAVYCVIAYGLAWLVCLPLWLGDGLSSPLFFPISIAMMLTPTVASLVVVRFVERRPIVRTLGLRPPDAGRTALWLGIALASVLVVVVLGLASSALLGTFRFDIGGMSAFRELLTTQLGATGRTPDDLGMPLRVLWALQLVNVAVASVINTLPALGEEIGWRGYLFPRLRDLLGPVPAVLVSGVIWGLWHAPLILLGYNYPGDPVLGTFAMCVPTIGLGALLAWVSQRGGSVWPAALGHGTFNAAVGSFLVMFGDADFDVDMLGGTVMGWGGWPVWVLVVAAILVVKGLRPYDGRGRSPAAPVVPLRPPPPPDIIA, translated from the coding sequence ATGTCGACGACGACAGGTTCTGAACCGCCCACCGATTCCCCGGCGGCGGTTCCTGCGCCGACGAGTCGGGTCGCGGTCGCCGTGTACTGCGTGATCGCCTACGGGCTCGCCTGGCTCGTCTGCCTTCCGCTGTGGCTCGGTGACGGCCTCAGCAGCCCGTTGTTCTTCCCGATCTCCATCGCGATGATGCTGACGCCGACGGTCGCGTCTCTGGTGGTCGTCCGGTTCGTCGAGCGGCGACCGATCGTCCGCACCCTGGGGCTGCGCCCGCCCGATGCCGGACGAACAGCGCTGTGGCTGGGCATCGCCTTGGCGTCGGTGCTGGTGGTCGTGGTGCTCGGACTGGCCTCCAGCGCGCTGCTGGGGACGTTCCGTTTCGACATCGGCGGCATGTCGGCCTTCCGCGAACTGCTGACCACCCAACTCGGGGCCACCGGCCGGACGCCGGACGACCTCGGCATGCCGCTGCGCGTCCTGTGGGCCCTACAGCTCGTCAACGTGGCCGTGGCCTCCGTGATCAACACGCTGCCGGCGCTCGGCGAGGAGATCGGCTGGCGCGGGTACTTGTTCCCGCGACTCCGTGACCTGCTCGGGCCGGTGCCCGCGGTGCTCGTCTCGGGCGTGATCTGGGGTCTGTGGCATGCGCCGCTGATCCTGCTGGGCTACAACTATCCGGGCGATCCCGTGCTCGGGACGTTCGCGATGTGCGTGCCCACCATCGGGCTCGGCGCCCTGCTCGCGTGGGTGAGCCAGCGCGGCGGGTCGGTCTGGCCCGCCGCGCTCGGCCACGGGACCTTCAACGCGGCAGTGGGGTCGTTCCTGGTGATGTTCGGGGACGCGGATTTCGACGTCGACATGCTCGGCGGAACGGTGATGGGCTGGGGCGGCTGGCCCGTGTGGGTGCTGGTGGTGGCGGCGATCCTCGTCGTCAAGGGCCTTCGTCCCTACGACGGACGCGGACGCAGTCCGGCAGCGCCGGTGGTGCCGCTGCGTCCGCCCCCGCCGCCCGACATCATCGCGTGA
- a CDS encoding glutamine amidotransferase translates to MTGIALAVRHVAFEDLGILGPLLEGRGYAVEYLDAGVDPIVADAVVGADVVVVLGGPIGVYETDAYPFLVDELEAIGKRLDAGRPTLGVCLGAQLMARALGAEVAPTGRKEIGYSPLTLTPAGRSSVLAPLDETPVLHWHGDQFGIPEGAVRLAETPGFPNQAFNLGDAALGLQFHLEADWSRIEQWLVGHAVELAGAGVDPNRIRVDAAAFGPRLADIGARILGGWLDSCEGTLRS, encoded by the coding sequence ATGACAGGTATTGCGCTGGCGGTTCGTCACGTCGCTTTCGAGGACCTCGGCATCCTCGGTCCGCTGCTCGAAGGACGCGGTTACGCGGTGGAGTATCTGGACGCGGGGGTGGACCCGATCGTCGCGGACGCTGTGGTGGGCGCCGACGTCGTGGTGGTGCTCGGTGGGCCCATCGGCGTCTACGAGACGGACGCCTATCCCTTCCTGGTGGACGAGTTGGAGGCGATCGGGAAACGCCTGGACGCCGGGCGTCCCACTCTCGGGGTCTGCCTCGGGGCACAACTGATGGCCCGCGCCCTGGGTGCGGAGGTGGCCCCGACCGGCCGCAAGGAGATCGGCTACTCGCCGCTCACCCTGACTCCAGCGGGGCGCAGCTCGGTCCTCGCCCCGCTGGACGAGACGCCCGTCCTGCACTGGCATGGTGACCAATTCGGGATTCCCGAGGGTGCGGTCCGGCTCGCCGAGACACCCGGTTTCCCCAACCAGGCGTTCAATCTCGGGGACGCGGCGCTCGGCCTGCAGTTCCATCTGGAGGCGGACTGGTCGCGCATCGAGCAGTGGCTCGTCGGGCACGCCGTCGAGTTGGCCGGAGCGGGGGTCGACCCGAATCGCATTCGGGTCGATGCCGCAGCTTTCGGCCCGCGGCTCGCAGATATAGGCGCTCGAATCCTCGGTGGCTGGCTGGATTCCTGCGAAGGCACGTTGCGAAGCTGA
- a CDS encoding sensor histidine kinase, translated as MPAIHPSPTVRRIASVVWLVVGALLGAAACLVSGVAAISAEDVYMVSGDPQGELTDVGVLAMLAVLASLPALLMRRREPWIAVAGGALLTSVLRLDSLLLLLGAGAVVVHRDRAEAQVASVIAGLITIWAGVRDGFRPWLQTAWAVYIDPDPLEYGEADQMLQLGISVGIAVLTGAVVLGAAWFVRFRGDLSATREARAAAEHRGDRLEETVSRQDERERLAREVHDALAHRLSLISLHSGALEDAAASSDPAVSQAAHVLRDNAHRSLEDLRDLVSALREPTEGTHPAVPEAPDHEPSIGFGALPDLIDSARAAGVPVDVTVLVQDAGSASDLLDRGVYRIAQEALTNAVKHAPGCPVRFDLRASPATGVHLVVANLLNGVDSGLPGAMAGIIGMQERASRLGGVVRAAPDGRGGFVVDARIPWSSRSTPRR; from the coding sequence ATGCCGGCCATTCATCCGTCCCCCACAGTGAGACGCATCGCAAGCGTCGTCTGGCTCGTCGTAGGGGCGCTCCTGGGCGCCGCGGCGTGCCTCGTCTCCGGGGTGGCCGCGATCTCCGCGGAGGACGTCTACATGGTTTCGGGTGATCCACAGGGCGAGCTCACCGACGTGGGGGTGCTGGCGATGCTGGCGGTGCTCGCGTCGCTTCCCGCCCTGCTCATGCGGCGGCGCGAACCGTGGATCGCGGTCGCGGGAGGCGCCCTGCTCACGTCCGTGCTGCGGCTGGACAGCCTGCTGCTCCTGCTCGGCGCAGGCGCCGTGGTGGTCCATCGCGATCGTGCGGAAGCACAGGTCGCCAGCGTGATCGCCGGCCTCATCACGATCTGGGCGGGCGTCCGCGACGGATTCCGGCCATGGCTGCAGACGGCCTGGGCGGTGTACATCGATCCCGACCCGCTGGAATACGGCGAGGCCGACCAGATGCTCCAGTTGGGCATCAGCGTCGGGATCGCGGTGCTCACCGGAGCGGTCGTGCTCGGCGCCGCGTGGTTCGTCCGCTTCCGCGGCGATCTGTCGGCAACGCGGGAAGCCAGGGCCGCAGCCGAACACCGCGGGGATCGCCTCGAGGAGACCGTCTCGCGCCAGGACGAGCGCGAGCGCCTGGCCAGGGAGGTGCACGATGCACTGGCCCACCGGCTGTCACTCATCTCGTTGCATTCCGGGGCGCTGGAGGACGCCGCCGCCAGCAGCGACCCGGCCGTCTCACAGGCCGCCCATGTACTCCGCGACAACGCCCATCGCTCGCTCGAAGATCTTCGAGACCTCGTCTCGGCGTTGCGCGAGCCGACGGAGGGCACTCATCCGGCCGTCCCCGAGGCCCCGGACCACGAGCCGTCGATCGGCTTCGGTGCACTACCCGACCTGATCGACTCCGCCCGCGCCGCCGGCGTCCCCGTCGACGTCACCGTGCTGGTGCAGGACGCCGGATCTGCCAGCGACCTGCTCGATCGTGGCGTCTACCGGATCGCTCAGGAGGCACTGACCAACGCGGTCAAGCATGCCCCGGGCTGCCCGGTCAGGTTCGATCTCCGCGCCTCTCCGGCCACGGGTGTTCACCTCGTGGTCGCGAACCTGCTCAACGGCGTCGACAGCGGGCTCCCCGGGGCGATGGCCGGCATCATCGGCATGCAGGAACGGGCGAGCAGGCTGGGCGGGGTCGTACGGGCCGCCCCCGACGGCCGTGGCGGCTTCGTCGTCGACGCCCGGATCCCGTGGTCGAGCCGCAGCACACCCCGGCGCTGA
- a CDS encoding MarR family winged helix-turn-helix transcriptional regulator, producing MSDIEPDMSDIEEEVLGRLARLQRLLHRQQARRGRFAGRRGNPRRGQGRVLSALALKPQTSQRELMYLLDMSKQGLAELLGKLETDGLVTREPSEQDRRVLLVRLTEAGRAAAEELAVPDDPEAGFLDALTADELRMLNGFLARLIESLDDELSEYGPEPRPGRGPRGGHHGPRGAHGFPGEFGPYGGRWPEDEPEDEAGPGAEGGFDPDDEPGTGPRGRGGFPGGPHGRHGRHHHERG from the coding sequence ATGAGTGACATCGAACCAGACATGAGTGATATCGAAGAAGAAGTGCTGGGCCGGCTCGCCAGGCTGCAGCGGCTGCTCCATCGTCAACAGGCCAGGCGTGGCAGATTCGCGGGCCGGCGGGGAAACCCGCGCCGCGGGCAGGGACGCGTGCTGTCGGCGCTGGCGCTGAAGCCCCAGACCAGTCAGCGGGAGCTGATGTACCTGCTGGACATGTCCAAGCAGGGGCTCGCCGAACTGCTCGGCAAGCTGGAGACCGACGGGCTGGTCACACGCGAGCCCTCGGAGCAGGATCGCCGGGTGCTCCTGGTGAGGCTGACCGAGGCCGGCCGTGCAGCCGCCGAGGAACTGGCGGTTCCGGACGATCCCGAGGCGGGGTTCCTGGACGCGCTGACCGCGGACGAACTCCGGATGCTCAACGGGTTCCTGGCCCGGTTGATCGAGAGCCTGGACGACGAACTGTCGGAATACGGTCCCGAGCCTCGTCCCGGACGTGGCCCCAGGGGCGGGCATCACGGTCCGCGCGGGGCTCACGGATTCCCCGGCGAGTTCGGGCCGTACGGCGGGCGCTGGCCGGAAGATGAGCCTGAGGACGAGGCCGGCCCGGGCGCCGAGGGGGGATTCGACCCGGACGACGAGCCCGGTACCGGTCCCCGTGGGCGCGGGGGATTCCCCGGCGGGCCCCACGGACGGCACGGGCGGCACCACCACGAGCGCGGCTGA
- a CDS encoding DUF4352 domain-containing protein — translation MSQPPYPQQPGVPQGQQYAPTYPYVPQQPTTKPKKPWYKRWWVWVIGVIVLISFISQLGGGGDDAATTQPAGTTTQAVDGVVTEAPVADPTTAEPVTEAPAVGIGGTLTVGEVQYTLLDYTPGVTSLGNEYFNTTPQGQFVIVTLTVKNIGQDAITVIGDMVALRSPDGTEYSASDEAWAYLDDSPLAKDINPGNSLDAKFVFDIPVDAQPTVVEVSEGFWGMNTAEFTLG, via the coding sequence ATGAGCCAGCCCCCTTACCCTCAGCAGCCCGGCGTCCCGCAGGGCCAGCAGTACGCACCCACCTACCCGTACGTCCCCCAGCAGCCCACCACCAAGCCGAAGAAGCCCTGGTACAAGCGGTGGTGGGTCTGGGTGATCGGCGTCATCGTCCTGATCTCCTTCATCTCCCAGTTGGGTGGTGGTGGGGACGACGCGGCGACGACCCAGCCGGCCGGGACGACGACCCAGGCGGTCGACGGCGTCGTCACCGAGGCCCCCGTGGCTGATCCGACCACCGCGGAGCCGGTCACCGAGGCCCCGGCCGTCGGCATCGGGGGCACGCTCACGGTGGGCGAGGTGCAGTACACGCTGCTCGACTACACCCCCGGTGTCACGAGCCTGGGCAACGAGTACTTCAACACCACTCCCCAGGGCCAGTTCGTGATCGTCACGCTCACGGTCAAGAACATCGGGCAGGACGCGATCACCGTCATCGGCGACATGGTGGCGCTGCGCAGCCCCGATGGAACCGAGTACAGCGCGTCCGACGAGGCATGGGCCTACCTCGACGACAGCCCGCTGGCGAAGGACATTAACCCGGGCAACTCCCTCGACGCGAAGTTCGTCTTCGACATCCCGGTGGACGCGCAGCCCACCGTCGTGGAGGTGTCCGAGGGGTTCTGGGGCATGAACACCGCGGAGTTCACCCTCGGGTGA